In Paenibacillus larvae subsp. larvae, the following proteins share a genomic window:
- a CDS encoding DUF2577 domain-containing protein, translating into MLNIIKQAALGAVDTSNPVAILFGEINKTSPLEVNVDQRFALTEDFFIVLDQAKELSVGDRIALLRVQGGHSYVILGKVV; encoded by the coding sequence ATGCTGAACATTATTAAGCAGGCTGCTCTTGGTGCTGTCGATACGTCGAATCCCGTTGCTATTCTATTTGGAGAAATAAACAAAACGAGTCCTCTTGAGGTAAACGTCGATCAGCGTTTTGCTCTCACAGAGGATTTTTTCATTGTGCTGGATCAGGCCAAGGAATTATCTGTGGGAGATAGGATAGCTTTGCTTCGCGTCCAAGGCGGGCATAGCTATGTGATACTTGGAAAGGTGGTGTAA
- a CDS encoding XkdQ/YqbQ family protein yields the protein MKKSVKEILMNSKKRGIIWEISELVTEITYKTSRIGKPAELNISCIKKGLYQNAIFGFENGDVIRFRMNGVNLFYGYIFKISSGADEQVTLTCYDQTRYLNSNDTYVFKGMTATDVIRRIAGDLQLSVGYLDNTGYVLPPMAEDDKKLMDIICKALDTTLIATHRNYVFYDDFGKLTLRNINDMRVDAVIGDKSFMTDYDYERSIDGETYNRVKVVQDNKETKRRDVYIAQDSANIAKWGRLQLFRKIDEKLNSAQAQEIMNNLIELHNREQRKIRIDAIGDLRIRAGCFIPIVIKELEIKQYFLIDECTHKFEGEDHTMTLDLKVI from the coding sequence ATGAAAAAAAGCGTTAAAGAAATCCTGATGAACAGCAAGAAGCGCGGGATCATCTGGGAAATCTCTGAACTCGTAACGGAGATCACTTATAAGACATCCCGGATCGGAAAGCCGGCTGAATTAAATATATCTTGTATCAAAAAGGGGTTGTATCAGAATGCTATTTTTGGTTTTGAAAATGGGGATGTCATCCGGTTCCGCATGAACGGTGTAAACCTATTCTACGGTTACATTTTTAAAATTAGCAGCGGAGCAGATGAACAGGTTACACTCACTTGTTATGATCAAACGCGTTACTTAAATTCAAATGACACCTATGTATTTAAGGGTATGACAGCTACCGATGTGATCCGGCGTATTGCGGGGGATTTGCAGCTTTCTGTTGGTTACTTAGATAATACCGGTTATGTCCTCCCACCCATGGCTGAAGACGACAAAAAGCTTATGGACATCATTTGCAAAGCTTTAGATACAACACTCATCGCTACGCACCGAAACTATGTTTTTTACGATGATTTCGGTAAATTGACACTCAGAAATATTAATGACATGAGGGTAGATGCCGTAATAGGGGATAAAAGCTTCATGACGGATTACGACTATGAAAGGTCCATTGATGGCGAGACATACAACCGGGTGAAAGTGGTTCAGGACAACAAAGAAACGAAACGCAGAGATGTCTATATAGCTCAAGACAGTGCCAATATAGCCAAGTGGGGAAGGCTCCAACTCTTTCGAAAGATCGATGAGAAACTAAACAGCGCTCAAGCACAGGAAATCATGAATAACCTCATTGAGTTGCACAACCGGGAGCAAAGAAAAATCCGGATTGATGCGATTGGAGACTTGCGAATCCGTGCAGGGTGTTTTATTCCCATTGTCATCAAGGAATTGGAGATCAAACAATATTTCCTAATTGATGAGTGCACGCACAAATTTGAGGGAGAAGACCATACGATGACGTTAGATTTGAAGGTGATATAA
- a CDS encoding LysM peptidoglycan-binding domain-containing protein: MRTGIWLSYNNQEEGFKLPVNPENIEISGGNNGKTYSAVGLGEINVIKELRLRDIKFESIFPAMNYPFVEKDAVLLEPSHYVGYLEKWLTKIHPIRFIYVGDTIDINLAMSIEEFTYKEVAGSPGDIEYSLSLKEYLFYEANRAIITSNGVQVDTGRPDERESKTTHKVLPGETLFRIAQKHGTTLKELQNMNNMTDEQVKKLKVGSVIRLR; this comes from the coding sequence ATGAGAACGGGGATCTGGCTCAGTTATAACAACCAGGAGGAAGGATTCAAGCTCCCCGTAAATCCTGAGAATATTGAAATCAGTGGGGGAAATAACGGGAAGACCTACAGTGCGGTAGGGTTAGGAGAAATCAATGTGATCAAAGAGTTAAGGCTTCGTGACATCAAGTTCGAGAGCATTTTTCCGGCCATGAATTATCCCTTTGTCGAAAAGGACGCGGTACTCCTGGAACCCTCCCACTATGTGGGCTACTTAGAAAAATGGCTCACCAAAATCCACCCTATCCGGTTTATCTATGTCGGAGATACAATAGATATCAATTTGGCCATGTCCATTGAAGAGTTCACCTACAAGGAAGTAGCAGGATCTCCGGGAGATATTGAATATTCACTGAGTCTGAAGGAATACCTTTTCTACGAGGCTAACCGGGCTATTATTACCAGTAACGGGGTACAGGTGGACACGGGGCGGCCGGATGAGCGAGAATCCAAAACGACACATAAGGTTTTACCCGGCGAAACCCTCTTCCGCATCGCCCAGAAGCATGGCACCACACTGAAGGAACTTCAAAACATGAACAACATGACGGATGAACAAGTCAAGAAATTGAAAGTTGGATCCGTCATAAGGTTAAGGTGA
- a CDS encoding phage tail assembly chaperone → MSGGLQAFFAQEAGEAITEKVVVSDRFKDKDGKPVPWEIRSMTEAENEEIRKSATRKVKSKNGMYTTETNNELYLAKLAVASVVFPDLKNVELQQSYGTLGAENLLRRMLLPGEYANLIEKVQEINGFDKDIEDLKEEIKN, encoded by the coding sequence ATGAGTGGAGGATTACAAGCATTTTTTGCCCAAGAGGCTGGCGAAGCCATTACGGAGAAGGTCGTGGTATCCGATCGGTTTAAAGATAAGGACGGAAAACCTGTACCGTGGGAAATCCGCAGCATGACGGAAGCCGAGAATGAAGAGATCCGCAAGTCTGCAACAAGAAAAGTAAAATCCAAAAATGGCATGTATACGACAGAAACCAATAATGAGCTTTACTTGGCGAAACTGGCGGTAGCTAGTGTTGTTTTCCCAGATTTAAAGAATGTGGAACTGCAGCAGTCCTATGGAACATTGGGGGCCGAAAACCTCTTACGCAGGATGCTGCTTCCTGGGGAGTATGCGAATCTGATTGAAAAAGTACAGGAGATCAACGGCTTTGATAAAGACATCGAAGATCTAAAAGAAGAAATAAAAAACTAA
- a CDS encoding phage tail tube protein: protein MRTLGKRGDQHKANGWSGEGKMTLYYVTTTFRQLMLDYIKTGKDTYFDIMITNEDPASEIGAQTVILKNVNLDEVIIAKLDIEGDALDEEVSFTFDDVDIIDSFKKPTLY, encoded by the coding sequence ATTCGTACACTGGGAAAACGTGGCGACCAGCACAAAGCGAATGGATGGTCAGGCGAGGGGAAAATGACCCTTTATTATGTCACCACAACATTCCGCCAGCTTATGCTGGATTATATCAAAACGGGAAAAGATACCTACTTTGATATCATGATCACCAATGAGGACCCGGCATCTGAAATAGGAGCCCAAACCGTCATTTTAAAGAACGTCAACTTAGACGAAGTGATCATAGCTAAACTGGATATAGAGGGTGATGCTTTAGACGAAGAAGTCAGCTTCACCTTCGACGATGTAGATATTATCGATTCGTTCAAAAAACCAACCCTATACTAA